TGATAAGATACATCATACTGCCTTCGTAGACTCTTAGGTTCTTCATTGTTTTCGTTCTCTTTCCGTAACTGCAAATACATAGGGAATATTTCGGTAATAATCTCCGAAGTTGAGTCCATAGCCTACAACAAATTTGTCTGGAATGGTAAATCCAATATAGTCCGGTTTAAGATCCACCTTGCGTCGATCCGGTTTGTCTAGAAGCACACAACACTTTACACTATTAGGATTTTTACTTTGCAAATGATCCATCACACTTTTCATGGTTAAACCTGAATCAGCAATATCATCAGTGACTAACACATCATACCCTGTAAGATCCTCCTGGACGTCTGCTACTATGTTTACTTTGCCGCTGCTTTCCTGTCCGTGACCATAACTGGATGTTGTCATAAAGTTCACCTTTACCGGTATATCTAAAGTTCGCACGAGGTCTGCAGTGAAAATAAAACTTCCCTTTAGCAAAGAAACTACATATAGTTTTTTATTTTTGTA
The window above is part of the Isachenkonia alkalipeptolytica genome. Proteins encoded here:
- the hpt gene encoding hypoxanthine phosphoribosyltransferase, translated to MEKKEWEVLCSEKAIKERLEVLGETISRDYKNKKLYVVSLLKGSFIFTADLVRTLDIPVKVNFMTTSSYGHGQESSGKVNIVADVQEDLTGYDVLVTDDIADSGLTMKSVMDHLQSKNPNSVKCCVLLDKPDRRKVDLKPDYIGFTIPDKFVVGYGLNFGDYYRNIPYVFAVTERERKQ